The DNA region TCTGAGCAATCCTAGCAAGGATATCACAAGGATCTTGCACACCAAAGCACGGGTTAGGCTGGGTAGAACATCCCCAAGTAAGTAAAGAAGCAAATGTTGCTGATACTTAGGAAAATGCACCCCACTTAAGGGAGCACATCAGAGCTTCAGAGCATCTGTGAGGAGCCTCAGCTCATCATTCTGAAGGTCATGCTTCATTCTGGTCTCCTTTTGCTTTCACCTGAGAAGCAAGCTGACTGTTCAGTCCCAACCTCCTCCCAACCTTGCAGCCCACAACAACACTTACTCGGGAAGTTGCTTTTGGACTGGATTCATCACCAACACAGAGCATAGACTGACGCTCATAGTAACGGAAAATCTGCTGACATACTGTCGCATTTTGCACCTTCAGTTTCACCTCTCTCAGCACATTAGTCGTATTTCCTGTGTCAGATGTCCAGCCCCAACCAGGCACATTACATAAAGCTCCTTCTCTCACACGATCATTTCTCCTGGGAATGGAGATACTCTGCACATTCTTATTGATCCTGGCCTTTGGCTTCAGCTGTCAGGCAGAGAGAACACGGGGTTAGAGGCAGCGAAGGATTAGGAGCAAGTTCAGAGTTTGGGGAGGTGAGCAGGGGGAGATCCCTCAGGCAGGAAGGATGGGTTGGGCCATACCTTCAGCAGCACAATGTCATTTTTCAAGCCAACACGGGAATATTTGGGATGGGTTACCCACTGCCCAACACGGATCTTCTGCTGGCTCCGTTCTCGGCCCCTTGCATTGTGGGCTCCCAGAGTCACAGTGACCCTCACTCTCCTGCCAGGAAACACCAACACATTCCAGCTGCATTGGCCACAGGGGCTGTGttcccccagggcagggggttgGAGGGAGGTGGTGGTTTGAGAAacctccccagagcagctctcagcaagCTGTCCTCTCTCACCTGGGTTCcttgcagagcccagctgaggaTCCCTCACCCCACActgacacagctgggagctgccccggGCTGAGGACAAAGGGAAGCAGGCCAGGGGAGACACTGGaccccttctccagcagcagctctcagccatGGGAGGAACCAtgaccctgcagagccctgtgagCATTCCTGTCCCCAAGGACACTCAGCCCCTGGCAGACAATTCCTGCACTCACAGAGGGGAGCTCAGCTCCAGagat from Motacilla alba alba isolate MOTALB_02 chromosome 27, Motacilla_alba_V1.0_pri, whole genome shotgun sequence includes:
- the LOC119712068 gene encoding cathepsin G-like isoform X2; translated protein: MLLLLLLTNAFVLLPWAGAGRIIGGREVKPHSRPYMAHLKIQRGSQTSYCGGFLIRPDAVLSAAHCVDKEGRVRVTVTLGAHNARGRERSQQKIRVGQWVTHPKYSRVGLKNDIVLLKLKPKARINKNVQSISIPRRNDRVREGALCNVPGWGWTSDTGNTTNVLREVKLKVQNATVCQQIFRYYERQSMLCVGDESSPKATSRGDSGGPLVCNRKAHGIVSHARERNLFPSVFTKISYFEPWIREQLRRFALQDIPGSPSSG
- the LOC119712068 gene encoding cathepsin G-like isoform X1, whose translation is MLTGLCRVMVPPMAESCCWRRGPVSPLACFPLSSARGSSQLCQCGVRDPQLGSARNPGERGQLAESCSGEVSQTTTSLQPPALGEHSPCGQCSWNVLVFPGRRVRVTVTLGAHNARGRERSQQKIRVGQWVTHPKYSRVGLKNDIVLLKLKPKARINKNVQSISIPRRNDRVREGALCNVPGWGWTSDTGNTTNVLREVKLKVQNATVCQQIFRYYERQSMLCVGDESSPKATSRGDSGGPLVCNRKAHGIVSHARERNLFPSVFTKISYFEPWIREQLRRFALQDIPGSPSSG